Proteins encoded within one genomic window of Mycolicibacterium aubagnense:
- a CDS encoding zinc-binding dehydrogenase, whose product MRAVIFEQFGGPVDVRSVADPTPSPGGVVVQVHATGLCRSDWHAWAGHDDGVALPHVPGHELVGDVVAVGADVRRWHVGDRVTTPFVCGCGTCEWCAGGQAQVCPDQTQPGFTHWGSFGEYVALHAADTNLVAVPEVIEDAAAAALGCRFATAYRALRARADVRPGEWVTVIGVGGVGLSAVQVAAAAGANVIAVDRTPAALELARSLGATETVLANGSDVATAVHEITGGGSHVAVDAVGTAGTCADGIHSLRRQGRHVQVGLLPNVDGHPQVPMDRVIAWELDVLGSHGMSSADYPEMLELVAAGKLRPQALVERVVGLAEGARLLPEFGAASPVGVTLIDPRQP is encoded by the coding sequence ATGCGCGCGGTGATCTTCGAGCAGTTCGGCGGGCCAGTGGATGTCCGGTCGGTCGCGGACCCGACGCCGTCGCCCGGCGGCGTGGTGGTGCAGGTGCACGCGACCGGGTTGTGCCGCAGCGACTGGCACGCCTGGGCCGGCCACGACGACGGTGTCGCTCTCCCTCACGTTCCCGGGCATGAGTTGGTCGGGGATGTGGTCGCGGTGGGCGCCGACGTTCGGCGCTGGCATGTCGGTGACCGGGTGACCACACCGTTCGTGTGTGGGTGCGGAACCTGCGAATGGTGCGCCGGCGGTCAGGCGCAGGTGTGTCCTGACCAGACCCAGCCGGGTTTCACTCACTGGGGTTCCTTCGGTGAATACGTCGCCCTGCACGCGGCCGACACGAATCTCGTTGCGGTGCCGGAGGTTATCGAAGACGCCGCGGCGGCGGCGCTGGGTTGCCGCTTCGCCACCGCCTACCGGGCGCTGCGGGCCCGTGCCGACGTGCGGCCCGGTGAGTGGGTCACGGTGATCGGCGTCGGAGGGGTGGGGCTGAGCGCGGTGCAGGTGGCGGCCGCCGCCGGCGCCAACGTCATCGCCGTCGACCGCACCCCGGCGGCGCTGGAACTCGCGCGGAGCCTCGGCGCCACCGAAACCGTGCTGGCCAACGGTTCTGACGTGGCTACCGCGGTCCACGAGATCACCGGCGGTGGCAGCCATGTCGCGGTCGACGCGGTCGGCACCGCGGGGACGTGTGCCGATGGCATTCACAGCCTGCGACGGCAGGGGCGTCACGTCCAGGTGGGTCTGCTGCCCAACGTGGATGGGCACCCGCAGGTGCCCATGGATCGCGTAATTGCTTGGGAATTGGATGTTTTGGGCTCGCACGGTATGTCCAGTGCCGACTACCCCGAGATGCTGGAACTGGTCGCCGCGGGCAAGCTGCGCCCGCAGGCGCTGGTCGAGCGGGTGGTGGGGCTGGCCGAAGGCGCCCGCCTGCTGCCGGAGTTCGGTGCCGCCAGCCCGGTCGGCGTCACGCTGATCGACCCGCGGCAGCCCT
- the cspE gene encoding transcription antiterminator/RNA stability regulator CspE — protein MPQGTVKWFNSEKGFGFITPDDGSKDLFVHYSEIKSNGFRTLDEGQRVEFEVGQGSKGPAATGVTAV, from the coding sequence ATGCCACAGGGAACTGTGAAATGGTTTAACAGTGAGAAGGGCTTCGGCTTCATCACTCCGGACGACGGCAGCAAGGATCTGTTCGTCCACTACTCGGAGATCAAGAGCAACGGCTTCCGCACCCTCGATGAGGGCCAGCGGGTCGAGTTCGAGGTCGGTCAGGGCAGCAAGGGCCCGGCTGCGACCGGAGTTACTGCGGTCTAA
- the nicT gene encoding Nickel transporter NicT produces the protein MSESVQLSPRAFRRITQAWERRDWREFAALAAAIGALHLVGFGSLVLLVAPHHYQVGTQVFGVGLGVTAYTFGLRHAFDADHIAAIDNTTRKLTADGARPKSVGFWFAMGHSMTVLIMALLVLAATTVAGVLEDDDSAARHDLGIAGTLASGLFLWLIGIVNIVALAGIWRVFTKLRRGEFNEHDLEKQLDSRGLLARILRPITNRITRPIHMLPVGLLFGLGFDTATEVTLLALAGTGAAAGLPWYAVLTLPVLFAAGMSLMDTADGLFMTVAYDWAFAEPVRKIFYNLTITGLSIAVALLIGTIELVGVLHNNGVWVNPVSDWISGLDLNNVGFIIVGLFAVTWLVAIGYWHLGGVERRWAAGSAGR, from the coding sequence GTGTCTGAGTCAGTCCAGTTGTCGCCCAGGGCGTTTCGCCGAATCACTCAGGCGTGGGAGCGCCGCGATTGGCGGGAGTTCGCGGCCCTGGCCGCCGCCATCGGCGCCTTGCACTTGGTCGGGTTCGGTTCGCTGGTGCTGCTGGTGGCGCCGCACCATTACCAAGTGGGCACTCAGGTGTTCGGGGTCGGACTGGGCGTCACCGCGTACACCTTCGGGCTGCGGCACGCTTTCGACGCCGACCATATTGCGGCGATCGACAACACCACCCGCAAGCTGACCGCCGACGGCGCCAGGCCCAAATCGGTCGGCTTCTGGTTCGCCATGGGCCACTCGATGACCGTGCTGATCATGGCGCTGCTGGTCTTGGCGGCCACCACCGTCGCCGGGGTGCTCGAAGACGACGACTCGGCGGCCCGGCACGACCTGGGCATCGCCGGAACCCTCGCCTCGGGTTTGTTCCTGTGGCTCATCGGCATCGTCAACATCGTTGCCCTTGCCGGGATTTGGCGGGTGTTCACCAAGCTGCGCCGCGGCGAGTTCAACGAACACGACCTCGAAAAGCAGCTGGATAGCCGCGGCTTACTGGCCCGTATCCTGCGCCCGATCACCAATCGCATCACCCGCCCGATCCATATGCTGCCCGTCGGGTTGCTGTTCGGGTTGGGCTTCGACACCGCGACTGAAGTGACCTTGTTGGCGCTGGCCGGGACCGGCGCCGCTGCCGGTCTGCCGTGGTACGCGGTGTTGACGCTGCCCGTGCTCTTCGCTGCCGGGATGAGTCTGATGGACACTGCGGACGGCCTGTTCATGACCGTGGCCTACGACTGGGCGTTCGCCGAACCCGTCCGCAAAATTTTCTACAACCTCACCATCACCGGTCTGTCGATCGCGGTGGCGCTGCTGATCGGCACCATCGAACTCGTTGGGGTGCTGCACAACAACGGGGTTTGGGTCAATCCGGTGAGCGACTGGATCAGTGGCCTGGACCTGAACAACGTCGGCTTCATCATCGTTGGTCTGTTCGCGGTCACCTGGCTGGTCGCGATCGGGTACTGGCATCTCGGCGGTGTCGAACGGCGCTGGGCGGCTGGGTCCGCCGGCCGGTAG
- a CDS encoding YcnI family protein, whose protein sequence is MGTRQRSVAAAVAVAAAILAPAGSAAAHVKVSGTDTTPGGFGVLTFRVPTESATASTTGLVVTLPADHPIISVTAQDKPGWIVTVTHKTLPTPQKDDDGNEVSDYIATVEWKAAPGHPGIAPNLFDTFSLAAGPLPKAPSIIMPTVQTYSDGTVVNWNETTTVGGAEPEHPAPVLTLTAAGTNSGAPTPTTAPSQAGPAPSWLPITALGVALVALLLGVANLAVARRKN, encoded by the coding sequence ATGGGAACACGTCAACGGAGCGTGGCCGCCGCGGTGGCGGTGGCCGCGGCGATATTGGCGCCCGCCGGCTCGGCAGCAGCGCACGTGAAAGTGTCCGGAACCGACACCACACCGGGCGGTTTCGGTGTTCTGACGTTCCGGGTGCCCACCGAATCAGCCACCGCATCCACCACCGGCCTGGTCGTGACCCTGCCGGCCGATCACCCGATCATTTCGGTCACCGCGCAGGACAAACCGGGCTGGATTGTGACCGTCACCCACAAGACGTTGCCCACACCGCAGAAAGATGACGACGGCAACGAAGTCAGCGACTACATCGCCACTGTCGAATGGAAAGCCGCGCCAGGGCACCCTGGTATCGCACCAAACCTGTTCGATACCTTCAGCCTCGCCGCGGGCCCCCTCCCCAAAGCACCGTCGATCATCATGCCCACAGTCCAGACGTATAGCGATGGCACGGTGGTGAACTGGAACGAAACGACCACAGTCGGCGGCGCTGAGCCGGAACACCCCGCACCGGTGCTGACCCTGACCGCCGCCGGCACCAACAGCGGAGCTCCGACCCCCACCACCGCACCCTCGCAGGCGGGGCCGGCACCGTCATGGCTGCCCATCACCGCCCTGGGGGTGGCGCTGGTCGCACTCCTGCTGGGCGTGGCCAACCTCGCGGTGGCACGCCGCAAGAACTGA
- a CDS encoding copper resistance CopC family protein, with protein MKPLRWMTAATVMTATAVLTPAIASAHDWVVATTPAESSTGPSPTQVSITYNEAVKNPEIWVIGPDHAEWTTGPLNGSGATYSVALRPALIPGEYTVHWHNTAADGDEVHSQWSFTVG; from the coding sequence ATGAAACCCCTGCGCTGGATGACCGCCGCGACGGTCATGACCGCAACGGCCGTGCTGACCCCGGCAATCGCGTCCGCGCACGACTGGGTGGTGGCCACCACCCCGGCGGAAAGCTCCACCGGACCGTCCCCGACCCAGGTGTCGATCACTTACAACGAAGCGGTGAAGAACCCCGAAATCTGGGTGATCGGGCCTGACCACGCGGAATGGACCACCGGCCCACTGAACGGGTCCGGAGCGACCTACAGCGTGGCGCTGCGACCCGCGCTGATCCCGGGCGAGTACACCGTGCACTGGCACAACACCGCCGCCGACGGCGACGAGGTCCACAGCCAGTGGTCGTTCACCGTCGGCTGA
- a CDS encoding GAP family protein, giving the protein MTGSWGTVLTGLVPLGLVVALSPITVIPAVLVLQASRPRPTGLAFLAGWAVGLAAVIAVCVQLSHSLSDAHKSPPEWASWLRVVLGAALIVFGIYRWFTRHNSTDSPGWMKKIATVTPARAAAMGAALVVVRPDVVLICVPAGLAIGTAGLGLEGDWLAAAFFVIVAASTVAIPTLAYAIAGDRLDDTMRRLKDWMEKNNVALMAVIMVVIGAMVLHNGARALGWL; this is encoded by the coding sequence ATGACTGGAAGCTGGGGCACGGTGTTGACCGGGCTTGTTCCGCTTGGGCTGGTGGTGGCACTGTCGCCGATCACTGTCATTCCGGCGGTGTTGGTCCTGCAGGCGTCGCGACCCCGGCCGACGGGCCTGGCGTTTCTCGCCGGCTGGGCGGTGGGCCTGGCGGCGGTGATCGCGGTGTGCGTCCAGTTGTCGCATTCGCTCAGCGACGCGCACAAGTCGCCGCCGGAGTGGGCTTCGTGGCTACGGGTGGTGCTGGGCGCGGCACTCATCGTCTTCGGCATCTATCGCTGGTTCACGCGGCACAACAGTACGGACTCGCCGGGCTGGATGAAGAAGATCGCGACGGTCACCCCCGCGCGTGCGGCAGCGATGGGTGCGGCGCTGGTGGTGGTGCGCCCCGACGTCGTATTGATCTGTGTGCCGGCCGGATTGGCGATCGGCACCGCCGGGCTAGGGCTCGAGGGCGACTGGTTGGCGGCGGCCTTCTTCGTGATCGTCGCCGCGTCGACGGTGGCGATTCCGACGCTGGCTTACGCGATTGCCGGTGATCGACTTGATGACACGATGCGACGGCTCAAGGACTGGATGGAAAAGAACAACGTCGCGTTGATGGCCGTGATCATGGTCGTCATCGGCGCGATGGTGCTTCACAACGGCGCGCGTGCGCTCGGGTGGCTCTGA
- the ligD gene encoding non-homologous end-joining DNA ligase, with product MASAAEELDVDGVAVRFTNPDKVYFPQLGSKGTKRTMVDYYLAVADRMVGLLRDRPTHLQRFPDGIEGEEIYQKRVPVKHPDYLETCRVTFPSGRTADALKVTHPSAIIWAAQMGTVTLHPWQVRCPDVEHPDELRVDLDPQPGTDFKDAREIATGVLKPILDELGLTGYPKTSGGRGVHVFVRIKPEWDFIAVRRAGIALAREVERRAPDAVTTSWWKEERGERLFIDYNQNARDRTFASAYSVRKTPIATVSTPLSWAELADADPDDYTMATVPKLLAQRDDPWAGIDDVAYSLEPLLEMVQADEDRGLGDLPYPPNYPKMPGEPKRVQPSKDRDLKGS from the coding sequence ATGGCAAGCGCCGCAGAAGAACTCGATGTCGACGGCGTAGCCGTCCGGTTCACCAACCCTGACAAGGTGTACTTCCCGCAGTTGGGGAGCAAAGGCACCAAGCGGACGATGGTCGACTACTACCTGGCCGTCGCCGACCGGATGGTGGGGCTGCTGCGGGACCGGCCCACCCACCTGCAACGGTTCCCGGACGGCATCGAAGGGGAGGAGATCTACCAGAAGCGCGTCCCGGTAAAGCATCCCGACTATCTCGAGACCTGCCGGGTGACCTTCCCGTCCGGCCGTACCGCCGATGCGCTGAAGGTGACGCACCCCTCGGCCATCATCTGGGCCGCGCAGATGGGCACCGTCACGTTGCACCCGTGGCAGGTCCGCTGCCCGGACGTCGAGCACCCTGACGAGTTGCGCGTCGACCTGGACCCGCAGCCGGGCACCGATTTCAAAGACGCCCGCGAGATCGCGACCGGTGTGCTCAAGCCGATCCTCGACGAGTTGGGCCTGACCGGTTATCCCAAGACCTCCGGCGGGCGCGGGGTGCACGTCTTCGTCCGGATCAAACCGGAGTGGGACTTCATCGCCGTGCGCCGGGCCGGTATCGCGCTCGCCCGCGAGGTGGAGCGGCGTGCGCCCGACGCGGTGACGACGTCATGGTGGAAGGAAGAGCGAGGCGAGCGGTTGTTCATCGACTACAACCAGAATGCGCGGGACCGGACCTTCGCATCTGCGTACTCGGTGCGCAAGACGCCGATCGCCACCGTGTCGACGCCGCTGTCGTGGGCTGAGCTCGCCGACGCCGATCCCGACGACTACACCATGGCCACCGTGCCGAAACTGCTTGCGCAGCGCGACGATCCGTGGGCCGGTATCGACGACGTCGCATACTCCCTGGAGCCGCTGCTCGAGATGGTGCAGGCCGACGAGGACCGCGGACTGGGCGACCTGCCTTACCCGCCGAACTACCCGAAGATGCCGGGTGAACCGAAGCGGGTACAGCCGAGTAAAGACCGCGACTTGAAAGGTTCCTAG
- a CDS encoding ATP-dependent DNA ligase, which produces METVDLPVQPPIDPMLAKAAAKVPDEAGQWSYEPKWDGFRALVFRDGDEVVLQSRNGKELGRYFPELLAALRDEIAPRCVLDGEVVVPREIHGRIRLDWESLSQRIHPAASRVQMLAEQTPAHFIGFDALADGSRSLLAEPFRVRRAALQELVSEKQWCHVTRTTEDPEQGAHWLTTFEGAGLDGVIAKRLDGAYLPGKREMVKVKHARDADCVAIGYRIHKSGEGIGSILLGLYSDNDLHMVGGAASFSVKDRIALLAELEPLRTGDAQDGEPSRWNSAADKTWIPIRPEKVCEVAYDQMEGNSLHGRRFRHTVKFRRWRPDRDPESCTFDQLDVPLNYDLYDVLENS; this is translated from the coding sequence ATGGAAACTGTGGACCTACCCGTGCAGCCACCGATAGACCCCATGCTCGCCAAGGCCGCCGCGAAAGTACCGGATGAGGCTGGGCAGTGGTCCTATGAGCCCAAATGGGACGGTTTCCGGGCCCTGGTCTTCCGCGACGGCGACGAGGTGGTGCTGCAGTCGCGCAACGGGAAAGAACTGGGCCGGTACTTCCCAGAACTGCTCGCGGCGCTGCGGGACGAGATCGCGCCGCGCTGCGTGCTCGACGGCGAAGTCGTGGTGCCCCGGGAGATCCACGGCCGCATCCGGCTGGATTGGGAGTCGCTGAGCCAGCGCATCCACCCTGCGGCCAGCCGGGTACAGATGCTCGCCGAACAGACGCCGGCGCACTTCATCGGATTCGACGCGCTGGCCGACGGCAGCCGGAGCCTACTGGCCGAGCCGTTCCGCGTCCGCCGGGCCGCCCTGCAAGAGCTGGTGAGTGAGAAGCAGTGGTGCCATGTCACGCGGACTACCGAGGACCCGGAACAGGGCGCGCACTGGCTGACCACCTTCGAAGGCGCCGGTCTCGACGGTGTGATCGCCAAACGCCTCGACGGCGCCTACCTGCCGGGCAAGCGGGAGATGGTCAAGGTCAAGCACGCCCGTGACGCGGATTGCGTGGCCATCGGCTATCGGATCCACAAGAGCGGCGAAGGCATCGGGTCGATACTCCTGGGTCTCTACAGCGACAATGACCTCCACATGGTCGGTGGCGCAGCATCTTTCAGCGTCAAAGACCGGATCGCACTGCTCGCTGAACTGGAGCCGCTGCGAACGGGTGACGCGCAGGACGGCGAGCCGAGTCGCTGGAATTCGGCGGCCGACAAGACCTGGATTCCGATCCGTCCGGAGAAGGTGTGTGAGGTGGCGTACGACCAGATGGAAGGAAATAGCTTGCACGGCAGACGATTCCGGCACACGGTGAAGTTCCGGCGCTGGCGTCCGGACCGTGATCCGGAGAGCTGCACCTTCGATCAACTCGACGTGCCACTCAACTACGACCTGTACGACGTGCTGGAGAATTCATGA